A single window of Opisthocomus hoazin isolate bOpiHoa1 chromosome 5, bOpiHoa1.hap1, whole genome shotgun sequence DNA harbors:
- the SPR gene encoding sepiapterin reductase, translated as MEPGSGRWAAAACVLTGASRGFGLSLARLLARRLGEGSVLLLLARSAAALTELAAELRDTGPGLRVECVAADLGCEEGLRRAVGALREVLPSAPPGRLLLINNAGSLGDISKTFLDLTDPDEINSYFAFNVTSALCLTSGALRAFGKRPGSSRTVVNISSLCAVKPFKNWTLYCSGKASRDMMFQVLALEEPDVRVLNYAPGPLDTDMQLLARTRTGDPEMRQYFQSLQESGQLIDCSTSAQKLLNLLEEDTFPSGAHVDFYDI; from the exons ATGGAGCCGGGGAGCGGGCGCTGGGCCGCGGCCGCCTGCGTGCTGACCGGCGCTTCCCGGGGCTTCGGGCTCAGCCTGGCCCGGTTGCTGGCCCGGCGGCTCGGCGAGGgctcggtgctgctgctgctggctcgtTCGGCGGCCGCGCTGACCGAGCTGGCGGCCGAGCTGCGGGACACCGGCCCCGGGCTGCGGGTGGAGTGCGTGGCCGCCGACCTGGGCTGCGaggaggggctgcggcgggcggtcGGTGCCTTGCGGGAGGTGctgccctccgccccgcccggccgcctgCTCCTCATCAACAACGCCG GCTCCTTGGGGGACATCTCCAAAACCTTCCTCGACCTCACCGACCCCGATGAGATCAACAGCTACTTTGCCTTCAATGTCACCTCGGCGCTTTGCCTCACCTCCGGCGCCCTGCGAGCCTTTGGGAAGCGGCCCGGCTCGAGCAGGACGGTGGTGAACATCTCCTCGCTCTGCGCCGTGAAGCCCTTCAAGAACTGGACGCTGTACTGCAGCGGGAAGGCGTCCCGGGACATGATGTTCCAGGTCCTGGCGCTCGAGGAACCTGATGTCCGCGTGCTCAACTACGCCCCGG GTCCTCTGGACACGGACATGCAGCTCTTGGCCCGCACGAGGACCGGAGACCCCGAGATGCGTCAATATTTCCAAAGCCTTCAGGAGAGCGGGCAGCTGATTGACTGCTCCACGTCGGCCCAGAAGCTGCTGAATCTCCTGGAGGAGGACACCTTCCCCTCCGGAGCCCACGTGGATTTCTACGACATCTGA